The DNA sequence TTCCAAGCTGAAGGATCAAGTGTTGGGGTCCAGTTCAGAGCCAGTTAGGGCCCTTGGCTTAATTCATCCCAGCACTGCTTTTCTAAATCCCAAGTTTACTGGCCATCTGCCCCCTTCCCAGAATGACCAGCAAGTTATGTGTATGTCTGCTCCTAACCCCCACTGGGtcccagcacttttttttttcccccacttttgcCCAAGTGGAAGCAGAGTCAGTGAGGAGGGGagaatggggtcaggggcatTGGCAGAACCCCCTGCAGGTGGGTGATAAAGGTCTGAATTCTGTATTGTTCATTCTTGGGGGTTAAGTGTTCTCCCTTCTTCATGAGGTCAATAGCAGTCAGTAACACCTGAATATAAATTTGTTGATAATATTCTTTCCAATATAATCGATCAGTAAGTTGAAACAAGTTTTGAAaggcagaggagaaaacagatcCTGAGCCCAGGATACTGCCTAGGAAGGCCAAGCCTTGGTGAGTTGGCTCATGGGGAGGCCTTGTTCTCCAGGATGCCTAGAAAGGCTAGGGTAACTGAAGGTAAATGATTTgtctattttccctttttttttaaagattttatttatttatttgacagagatcacaattaggcagagagacaggcaggcagagagagagagagagaggaggaaacaggctccccactgagcagagagcctgatatggggctcgatcccaggaccctgagaccatgacctgagctgaaggcagaggcttaacccactgagccacccaggtgccctgacgtTGAGGTTTTAAGGGTTAGGGCCAAGAAGGCCCTAACCTTGGCCATGCGGGTGGTAGGGTGGCTTGTGCAGGTGGAGGGTCTCAGTTGTCTCCCCTTCAAGATCCtactgtctttctgtctctcttctcatGTTTTCCCTTCCACTCCTCCCCTTgcctgtttctcctctttctttctctgttccattctttaataataaaaataacaaaatttttaaagatttgtttcttggggcgcatgggtggctcagtgggttaaagcttctgccttcagctcaggtcatgatcccagggtcctgggatcgagccccacatcgggctctctgctcagcggggagcctgcttcctcctctctctctgcctgcctctctgcctacttgtgatctctgtctgtcaaataaataaataaaatctttaaaaaaaaaaaaaaaaaggattcatttCTTTCCagagcaccagggtggctcagttggttaagcgtccaactcttgagaGGTCTCTGATCAGGTGCTTacctgactgcgccacccagacgccccccaatccctttatttttgaaatgtccaCACTTCATGTCTGTTACATAGCCAACACTTTAATTTTGATGCATAGGCTCCATCCTTTTGCTAGTCTCTGCCCTTCTTAACTCTGCTTTCCTGTCTGTGACCTTGAGCTGCGGTACCCGAATTAGTGATGCATTCGTGAATTTTGTGCTCCCTCTTGGGCAGAATGGTGGGTGGATTAAACATTTGATTTTCGTTTCCCTGTCAGAGGGAAAACGTAAGTAAATAAGAGCACCCTTTACTTGTCTaggcctttgatttttttcattgtgagTCAGTAGCCCTGGTTACCAGCCCCTGGTTACCTCAACCCCTGGTTGAGGGACGAGTTCCCACTTTCTCTCCGTCCAATCAACCTACCCTTGAACTTTGCTGTTTGCTCTTCAGGTAGATGGGGTCAGCTACCTCCTTCAGGAGATCTATGGAATCGAAAACAAGTACAACACACAGGATTCTAAGGCAGGTTCTACCCCAAATTCTGAATGTGCTTTTCCTGGGAGGCGGAGGGAGAAACGCTTTGGTGAAACTCCGATCCAGGGAGTCGGTGTGCTGAACTCTGGAATCAGTTTGGCCCGAGGAGGGGATTTTCTTCCTCATTCCAGATGCTTATGCTTATATCGCTCTGGAAATGAAAAGCTTCGGCAGGTTTGGATGAGTTCCCCTGCAGAACCCCGGCCGCTCATTACCCTTGCAGTGTTCCTGCCTGGCCTCCCCCGCCCTTCCCTGTGTGGTCTCCTTACGCCGCTGCCCGGACGGACGGTCTGATCCCCTAGGACAGCTTGAGAGAAGCAGCTCCCAGAATAAGGGAAACCCAGTATGCGAATGCACATGCTCAAGTCCAAAGTAAATGTAGGATATGGTTCTCGCCCCTCGTCTCCGCTCTTCAGGCAAGCTGCTTGCAAGGAACAGAGAGGACACGAATGTCTTTGTGTCACTGGCTCCGTTTCTATCTCTCGGGACAGGTGGCTGAGGACGAAGTAAGCGATAACAGTGCTGAGTGTGTGGTGTGCCTCTCAGATGTCCGGGATACCCTGATTCTGCCCTGTCGTCACCTCTGCTTGTGTAACACGTGTGCCGACACCCTGCGCTACCAAGCCAACAACTGTCCCATCTGCCGCCTGCGTGAGTCCCAGAGCCCTAGGCCGAGACCGGCCGGGAGGGTCTGCAAACTGCCCGCCCCCCCCGGGAGTGGGGGGACTGTGGTATCTGCCCGGGCTCCTGTTCATCCTGACTCCTGTTATCAGGATGGCCTGATGATCTGTTCCCTCCTTGTAGCCTTCCGGGCGCTGCTTCAGATCCGGGCCATGAGGAAAAAATTGGGCCCCTTGTCCCCAACCAGCTTTAACCCCATCATCTCGTCCCAGACGTCTGACTCAGAGGAGCATTCGGTGAGCTGGGCCGGGCACGGGGACCACCCGGGAACTAAGCGCTCTGGTCCCCTCGCTAGCCCTGTGCACCTTTCATCCTTCTTTACCTGACTTTGCAACAAGTAATTAAACCTTGGCACGCTGCAGTGTTCAGTAAGCTCGCTGAGGTCACGTTGTGTTAAAACCAACCAGTATTACAACGGAAAATTGGATACTGATCATTAAATCCCCCTTTTCCTCCCTGGAACTCAGCATCCGGTTAATATTTACCCTGCCTGGAGCTGTCAGCTCCCAGCCTCACCCTAGTCGGGAGCTCCCCTGCCCAAAGCAGGAACAAGGGGGTGATTGTTTTGCATTTGAATACAATTTACTATGTTTATCTGGGTCCTTGAAGGAGGTAACTGTTTTTCTTGATCCCATTTCATGGCTCCAGCAACTGGGAGCCAAGTGGATGACACACTTCACTTCCGcgtcctccccccgccccccaaaagaGATAGTGCTAGAAGGCAGCCTCGAGGCTGTGCGGTCCTAGCAGATGCCATCTTCAGATTCGCTTACGAGTGGAGGAGAGTCGTCCTTCCACACGCGGTATTAGGATAACTAGTTAGCTATTTAGGGAGGAAAAATCAGCTTATCACTTCACTCCTTACCAGATTAACAAATAAATTCCAGACGGAGTAACTCGTTAACTATATTAAAGCAAAACTACATTAAAGCAGAAGCGAAGCAAACCAAACATTAAAGACTGAGAATAAATTCTGGGTGATTCTTTGGTTGGCTTTGAATGGGAGAGGACTCTCCAAACTTAAAAGCAGAAGaatgctacagaaaaaaaaaagtgtagattttaccacataaaaatattaaaagttcaGATGTGtaaaaaggattaaaattaaaaggcaaaccatgaatcatttaaagaaaaaaaaaatgtcttcacaaCGTTTATAGCAGAGAGAAGCCTAATATCTTTGCCGTGGCTCCTATgaatcaacagaaaataaatggacaaaggatATATTATTTCAGATTCTcgggagtggggaaaaaaattaagattataaaaaaaatcctcagaagAGGATGCTTAGCtggttaaatatctttttttttagttagccATATTAAAAACTACAATATatgaattaaaatgagataccatttttcaCCTTTCAGATTCGAAAGCTTTTTCAAAGAGACTCcatggcagtgggggtggggagcatctgggtggcacagtcacaGTCCCttaagtctttggctcaggtcaggttcttggggtcctgagatagaggcCCCATTGGGCTCAGTGCTGAGTGAGGAAGGAGTCGGCTTCagattctccttttccttcctccccctcccccccccccccccgcagccaCTCACTTGCCCCACAAGGGcacttctgtgctctctcttagATAGACGGATGGATAGATGGCATGCACaactgggtggctccgtgggctgagcctctgcctttaactcaggtcatgatcccagggtcctgggatcgagtcccgcatcaggctccctgctcagcctggagcctgcttccccctctgccaggTGTtccccccctgctcatgctctctctctttctctctctctctgtcaaagaaatattctttaaaaaaaagaaagaaaagaaaaccattaaaataaataaatttttaaaaaacggaGAGAGACTTCATGCTGGTGGAAAAGCAGCTAAAATAGGTTCTCTGTACTGCTTATGGGAGTGTGGCTGGAAGGGtcattgaagaaacaaaacagagtagCTATAAGTTTCAAGAGCCTTAAAAATACTTATATCTGATAATCAAAGACCTAAGAATTTAATATCAAGAatacaatctggaaaaaaaagggTTTGTGGGAGCACCTCTCTTTTGTTGGATGGATGCTCCCTGATGCACAAATTGCTTAATAAAGCCAatctaatcttcaaaaaaaataaagatttgtgCACAAGGTTGTTCCTCAAATGTGGTTTACAGGAGGGAATGTTGGACACAGCTAAATCCCCAGCACCAGTAGAAGAGGTAGGAAATATGGACTCTGTGAAGGGAAATATTTATGTTTGCTGACATATAGGGGATATAAAATTGTTATTTACAGAGTGTAGCTTTGTAAACCATACAGAGAAAAAGGTTGGAAGAAAGTATACCAGAATGGTAATTAAAGTTGTACTTTGGGCGATTTGATTATTGAATCTTCACCCACCTTCTTTTTTATCTTCATGTGTTTTTCAAATATCCTGTAATGAACATATATTTCCATGACAATCAAAAACCAAACACTACTAAGAAGTCCATCTGTAAGCAGAATCTAGgaatatgtgtttctttgacattttctcattctttggcCTCTTCTACAAACGCTCTGCTTGCCAGACCAGaggtaaaagaaaacattttttcagtGTAGAGCAAGGAACGCGATCCTGCCGTAAAACAAAGAGCACTTAATTAATTTTTCAACCTGTCTCTGATTCCCCTAGTCCTCAGAGAACATTCCACCAGGTTATGAAGTGGTGTCTCTTCTGGAAGCCCTCAATGGGCCCCTCACCCCAtccccagcagcccctgcccTCCACGTGCTTGGAGACGGCCACCTGTCGGGAATGCTGCCTGCCTACGGCAGCGAGGGCCATCTGCCCCCGGTCAGGACGCTCTCCCCGCTCGACCGCCTGTCTGACTGCAGCAGCCAAGGAATCAAGCTCAAAAAGGGTCTTTCCAAGTGAGTGGTTGGTGCTCAACAGGGCTGCCCCTGGGGTCCCTGGTGACGTGCTTTCCCGTGTCTTCCCTGCTCAGTACTGGGTCCCCAGGCCAGTGTGGACCCTCTGGGCTGTTCTCAGAGCTTTTCATTTCACGGAAGACCTGGGGCTAACACTCAGGTGGAAATAAGGTGGCATGTGGGTACTTAGTAGAACCCAGACAGGCAAATCTCCTGTGTTTTTGGTGGGGGGTATGGGGGTGTAGGGAAGAGGACATCCCTAGGATCATTGAGGCCTGTGGGGAGCATCGCTTAGTCTAAAGACTGAAGGAAACTTGTGATCTGCACCTAAACTCTTAAGCATTTAAACCCAACAGCATTTAAACCCATTAAAAACCAACAGGCACAAGTCATGAGAAACTTTCTGTGACAGAGTTAAGGAGCGTGTATTATAGATAAAAATATTGAgaccctaggggcacctgggtggctcagtcattaaacgtctgccttcagctcaggtcttgatcccagggtcctgggatccagccccgcattgggctccctgcttggcaggaagcctgcttctccctctcccaccacccctgcttgtgttccctctcttgctgtgtctctctctgccaaattaataaataaaatctttttaaaaagaacatcgAGACCCTGAAAATGTCACTGGTTTTTCCCTGGTTTGGACACAAGTTATTGAAGGAGTTAAATGTAAAATGGAGATTTTCTGACACCCAGAAGAGCTCTcagtccctccccagggctccttccaaccttttcctccttcttaagACCTGGGTTCCGCCTCCCCTTTCCTCTGGGCCCCCTTCTTCCTGTGGAGTCTGGCTAACGGGTGCGGCCAGTTCTGTTCTTTACACGGACGCCGGGTTCAGAGGCTCCTCTCCCCGGACTTTCGCAGGTCTGTTTCCCAGAATTCTTCCGTGTTGCATGAGGAGGAGGACGAGCACTCCTGCAGTGAGTCAGAGACCCAGCTCTCCCAGCAGCCGTCCGTGCAGCATCTGGAAGAGGTAATCCCGGTCTCTGTTTCTTGGACGCTGGACTGCAGGTACTTCCGTCCCGCCTGCCTCTCCGGGTCCATCTGCTTGCATTCACTCCCAGGCACCTCGGAACCTTCTTCGAGACAGCAGCCAAGGTTTCCTTCCATTCATCCTTCCAGCAGTAGATCGAGCCTGTGTcgcgtgccaggcactgttctgtaCGCTGAGAACAGTAGCAGTAAGCAGACGACAAAAGTCCTGGCCCTTGTGGCGCCGACAGTCTTGATGTTGGGGTTGGGATGGACCCCAGGGCCGTAAAAACTGGCTGTGGGTCCGTGAGTCAGGAAAGAGAGGGAGCTCCAGGCTAGAGGTGAGGGTTCCTGTCTTTAAAGGGTCGTCTGTGGACAGAGGCGGAAGGAggtgagagagtgagtgtgcaAATGTCTGAGGAAAGCGGTTTCCAGGGACAGGGACAGCGGCGGCGGAGCCCGGCAGAAGCGCactgggagcccagtgcggggtaCTGCCCGCGAGCCCCGCAGGCTCTGTTTAGCAGGCTTGGGACACCTGCTGTCTGGAGGGCCGTGAGCGAGGTAAACTGCGACCGGCGAATGTGATCAGGTGGGCCCCGACTCTGGGTGCTCGACGTCtagctgggggcagggcaggtgcaCAGGTTACAGCACTGGGTCTAGCATATGGTTGTTCAGTATGTATTTGTGGTAGGTGAATgatgctttttctttaaagagttatttactggggcgcctgggtgactcagtgggttaaagcctctgccttcggctcaggtcatgatctcagggtcctgggatggagtccccgcatcgggctctctgctcagcggggagcctgcttccccctctctctctgcctgcctctctgcctatttgtggtctctctctctgccaaatgaataaatcaactctttaaaaaaaacaaagttattcatttacttgtgagagagagagcaggcgtGTGCACCccagtagggggaggagcagagggagagaatctccagcagactccgcTGAGTGTGGCCCCTGACACGGCTCCCATCCCACAACCcaggagaccatgacctgagctgaaaccaagagtcggacaccttaccgactgagccacccagggacccctgaatGAACGAATCTTCGCTCTAGAGAGCACTCCCCCCCGCCGCGAGGCAGGGACAGCGTGGTCTGTGGCAGAGACCCACGAGATCACGTTAAGTGGAGAAGCCCAGGGATCTGTGCTGGCGGAGTAGCATGTGAGCTGGATCTTGGCGTTTTAGGACTCCCAGAGGAAGGCGAGAGAAGCAGTCCAGGGGGTGGGGCAgtctgtgcaaaggcccagagccGAAGCTGGGGCGCTGGGCAGGCCAGGGGTGTGTGGGAACGTGGCCCACGAAGGCCCCCCTGATGCCGTTGCAGACTGGGCCCCCAGATAACAGCTGAGCCCTCGGGAGAACTCCCTGACTCGGGCAGGACTCAGTGTCTGAGCTCCCATGAAAGCAGAACTCGCTGGGGCGCCAGCTGGCTAAGTGGTGGAGCTTGcagtgcttgatctcagggtcatgagttcgagccccatgttggatgtggagcctactttaaaaaaaaaaaaaaacccaaaccacagAACTCTTGGAGAAAGGGGGTAGGAACAGAATCCCCATCTGCCCGGGACCGGGTAGGGGTTCTGGCACAAGTGGCTGCTAGCTGGGTGTCAgaggggctgggcgggggggaGGCGGTATTTCTGTGAGGTCAATAGAGCTGGAACCAACCCCATATCCAAGTGGGGCCGCCTCGCAGGCAGTGAGGCCTCTGCTGGTTTTGTGTTCTCCTTCAGAAGGAAAGTGGTTTCTAATCCCGGGAAACCCGGGGTGTTCCCGTGTCACAGCTGCTGGGTGACCTGTGTCACCTGAGCTCCAGCTTTTGTATGGCCCGAGCAGATGCTGAGCCTCCGGCAGGACATGCTGACTGAGGCTGGCACCTCCCCTGGGAGGCAGCCCTTCCAGCCcagggccggggggtggggaCGGAAGAGAAACCGGTTTGCCCGTGCTCTGCACACAGCCTCCTGATGCCGGGGCCCTAGGCCCTCCCggtgtccccactccttccccggggcctggccctcACCCCCTTCCTCCGTGTCCCTCCAGGAATGCGGGGTAACCCCAGAAAGCGAGAATCTCACCCTGTCCTCCTCGGGAGCTGTGGACCAGTCGTCCTGTACAGGGACGCCGCTCTCTTCCACCGTCTCCTCCCCGGAAGGTACACGAGGGAGCGGGAGCGACGGCACATTCTCCTGCAGCGCAGTCCTCGGTGCTCGTCACAGCCCCTCCAGAGGGACTGGGGGCTGGCAGGGTGACACCGGGGCTGCACGAAAGCCAGGCccctcccagagcccagggctTCCGCTgaccagggggtggggggaatggggacTCCTCTTCCCCCGGCCCTGCTGTCACGGGCTCCTTGAAGACTGAGTCAGGGACAAGCAGATCCTTGCCTCCAGCTTGAGTTCTGAGCTCCAAAGTGTGAGCCTCGGAAGGCCTGAAGCCTAGCGCTCGGTCGGTGAGGGCCTGGCGAGGCCACTAGAGTCCCCGCTGCGTGAGCACGGGGAGGCCGCTCCCAGAAGCCATGCCTGACCTCCCGTCTCCTTCCGTCCGCCCGTCTGCACAGACCCTGCCAGCAGCAGCCTGGCCCAGTCGGTCATGTCCATGGTGTCCTCCCAGAGCCAGCACTCCCAGATCAGCACTGACACGGTCTCCTCCATGTCCGGCTCCTACGTCGCCCCTGGCACCGAGGAAGACGGCGAGGCTCTCCCTTCGCCCCAGGCCGCGAGCAGGGCCCCCTCGGAAGAAGGAGAGGTAAGGGGGGAGCACGGGCAGTGTCTCTGTTGCTCTGCACGCTGCACACGCGTCCGGACTCGCTCAGCCCGGGGCCTGCGAGGGATTCCTGCCAGGCCCCGGCCGCGCTCGGAAGGGGGCGCCGTGGAAAACGAGCTGCGGCCGCTGACTCAGACTCCTCACGTCTGACTCTTCCCTCTGGTGCCACTTCTGTCCCGAGGACCCGGGTGGGGGTTGCTGCCCTGCGGGCCGAGTAGGAGAGCAGGGGTGTCTGGGCCTTGATTTCTGGTTTGCTCTTCGGCAGGTGATGCTGGGGGCGTCTCGGGACAGCCACTTTGTCGGCCTCGCCGCCGAAGAGCTGGACGCAGAGGTacgggcggcggcgggcggcagGGCTCCTCCCATCAGAGCGTCTAGTGGCGTTGGCGGGGGATGCGATAGGCTGGGGGCCGTTCCGGAAGCAGCCGCCCGAGGCAGCGTGTCTGGCTCACTTCGGGCTGGGCCGTGGCGTAGAGGGGAGAGCAGCCACACGCCTCGGTCCATGGACTGTCCCTTAGCGCAGCGCACTGGTCGCCATGTAGCAGGCGTGGGGTGCATCCTAGAGGGAGAGCTTCCCGGCCAGACCCCGCACCTGAGGATGCGTCCGTCCTTCGTTCACTGAGTGCTCATACAGAGTGTGTCGCAGGCACCGCCTGGCGCCGGAAGACGTGAAGACCCCAGTGACCTGGTCTTAGcctccctcagcccccacccccagctccgtATCCTCACCCAGGGGTACCCgactgactcagtcagtggaacatgcagcgcttggtctcagggttgtaagttcgggCCCCACGCTGGTATAGACATGACTAGAAAATAAATAGACTGTGAactcacccaggagccccatggcaGGTGGAGGGGACAGGATTACAGTTCGCCACGGAACGGCCCGGCGGAGGTGTTCAGGAAGCCCCGGTCGCAGTGAGGGCACTAGAACTTACCTTGAGCCCGATGCTGTCACGGGAGTCTCTGGATAGGGTTTGGGGGTCCGAGGAATTTCTGGAAGTTTTACAGTCTTTCTGACAGTCTGTCATTTGGCAATGTTTATGTCCACCTTCAAGAGACGGTACGAGCTGA is a window from the Neovison vison isolate M4711 chromosome 5, ASM_NN_V1, whole genome shotgun sequence genome containing:
- the RNF157 gene encoding E3 ubiquitin ligase RNF157 isoform X3, which codes for MVQSPQSLLFSIFFILFPYAAPPPQEPVKTLRSLVNIRKDTLRLVKCAEEVKTAGEEAGRAKVHYNVEFTFDTDARVAITIYYQATEEFQNGIASYIPKDNSLQSETVHYKRGVCQQFCLPSHTVDPSEWAEEELGFDLDREVYPLVVHAVVDEGDEYFGHCHVLLGTFEKHTDGTFCVKPLKQKQVVDGVSYLLQEIYGIENKYNTQDSKVAEDEVSDNSAECVVCLSDVRDTLILPCRHLCLCNTCADTLRYQANNCPICRLPFRALLQIRAMRKKLGPLSPTSFNPIISSQTSDSEEHSSSENIPPGYEVVSLLEALNGPLTPSPAAPALHVLGDGHLSGMLPAYGSEGHLPPVRTLSPLDRLSDCSSQGIKLKKGLSKSVSQNSSVLHEEEDEHSCSESETQLSQQPSVQHLEEECGVTPESENLTLSSSGAVDQSSCTGTPLSSTVSSPEDPASSSLAQSVMSMVSSQSQHSQISTDTVSSMSGSYVAPGTEEDGEALPSPQAASRAPSEEGEVMLGASRDSHFVGLAAEELDAEGNDVIEEEDGSPTQEDGQRTCAFLGMECDNNNDFGIASVKALDNKLCPEVCLPGTWQADDNIVGRRNTPRRRLSSSSLEDPEDRPCVWGPLAV
- the RNF157 gene encoding E3 ubiquitin ligase RNF157 isoform X2, with amino-acid sequence MGALTSRQHAGVEEVDIPSNSVYRYPPKSGSYFASHFIMGGEKFDSAHPEGYLFGENSDLNFLGNRPVTFPYAAPPPQEPVKTLRSLVNIRKDTLRLVKCAEEVKTAGEEAGRAKVHYNVEFTFDTDARVAITIYYQATEEFQNGIASYIPKDNSLQSETVHYKRGVCQQFCLPSHTVDPSEWAEEELGFDLDREVYPLVVHAVVDEGDEYFGHCHVLLGTFEKHTDGTFCVKPLKQKQVVDGVSYLLQEIYGIENKYNTQDSKVAEDEVSDNSAECVVCLSDVRDTLILPCRHLCLCNTCADTLRYQANNCPICRLPFRALLQIRAMRKKLGPLSPTSFNPIISSQTSDSEEHSSSENIPPGYEVVSLLEALNGPLTPSPAAPALHVLGDGHLSGMLPAYGSEGHLPPVRTLSPLDRLSDCSSQGIKLKKGLSKSVSQNSSVLHEEEDEHSCSESETQLSQQPSVQHLEEECGVTPESENLTLSSSGAVDQSSCTGTPLSSTVSSPEDPASSSLAQSVMSMVSSQSQHSQISTDTVSSMSGSYVAPGTEEDGEALPSPQAASRAPSEEGEVMLGASRDSHFVGLAAEELDAEGNDVIEEEDGSPTQEDGQRTCAFLGMECDNNNDFGIASVKALDNKLCPEVCLPAAVPESCPINIED
- the RNF157 gene encoding E3 ubiquitin ligase RNF157 isoform X1; translated protein: MGALTSRQHAGVEEVDIPSNSVYRYPPKSGSYFASHFIMGGEKFDSAHPEGYLFGENSDLNFLGNRPVTFPYAAPPPQEPVKTLRSLVNIRKDTLRLVKCAEEVKTAGEEAGRAKVHYNVEFTFDTDARVAITIYYQATEEFQNGIASYIPKDNSLQSETVHYKRGVCQQFCLPSHTVDPSEWAEEELGFDLDREVYPLVVHAVVDEGDEYFGHCHVLLGTFEKHTDGTFCVKPLKQKQVVDGVSYLLQEIYGIENKYNTQDSKVAEDEVSDNSAECVVCLSDVRDTLILPCRHLCLCNTCADTLRYQANNCPICRLPFRALLQIRAMRKKLGPLSPTSFNPIISSQTSDSEEHSSSENIPPGYEVVSLLEALNGPLTPSPAAPALHVLGDGHLSGMLPAYGSEGHLPPVRTLSPLDRLSDCSSQGIKLKKGLSKSVSQNSSVLHEEEDEHSCSESETQLSQQPSVQHLEEECGVTPESENLTLSSSGAVDQSSCTGTPLSSTVSSPEDPASSSLAQSVMSMVSSQSQHSQISTDTVSSMSGSYVAPGTEEDGEALPSPQAASRAPSEEGEVMLGASRDSHFVGLAAEELDAEGNDVIEEEDGSPTQEDGQRTCAFLGMECDNNNDFGIASVKALDNKLCPEVCLPGTWQADDNIVGRRNTPRRRLSSSSLEDPEDRPCVWGPLAV
- the RNF157 gene encoding E3 ubiquitin ligase RNF157 isoform X4; the protein is MGALTSRQHAGVEEVDIPSNSVYRYPPKSGSYFASHFIMGGEKFDSAHPEGYLFGENSDLNFLGNRPVTFPYAAPPPQEPVKTLRSLVNIRKDTLRLVKCAEEVKTAGEEAGRAKVHYNVEFTFDTDARVAITIYYQATEEFQNGIASYIPKDNSLQSETVHYKRGVCQQFCLPSHTVDPSEWAEEELGFDLDREVYPLVVHAVVDEGDEYFGHCHVLLGTFEKHTDGTFCVKPLKQKQVVDGVSYLLQEIYGIENKYNTQDSKVAEDEVSDNSAECVVCLSDVRDTLILPCRHLCLCNTCADTLRYQANNCPICRLPFRALLQIRAMRKKLGPLSPTSFNPIISSQTSDSEEHSSSENIPPGYEVVSLLEALNGPLTPSPAAPALHVLGDGHLSGMLPAYGSEGHLPPVRTLSPLDRLSDCSSQGIKLKKGLSKSVSQNSSVLHEEEDEHSCSESETQLSQQPSVQHLEEECGVTPESENLTLSSSGAVDQSSCTGTPLSSTVSSPEDPASSSLAQSVMSMVSSQSQHSQISTDTVSSMSGSYVAPGTEEDGEALPSPQAASRAPSEEGEVMLGASRDSHFVGLAAEELDAEGNDVIEEEDGSPTQEDGQQSREKI